CGTACGCAAGAATCTAACAATTTCAGAGGACAAGCCTTCACCATACAAATCCCGCAATTCACAAAGCTTTTACAGCCGGCAAAAGTGTATGAAAGCCTTCAGCAGCTCCAAGCGTTGGAAAAAGATTCCCATCAGAACTGGGTTCGCTGGAAGCAGCAAACCATTCTGCAGGAAATACTCGGGCAGCTCAGCGCATCCTTGGAATCACAGGTTGTTAAGCCTTCGGCTGCTGTTGCCGACCAAGCGGCTTCGTATTTGCGCCTTCATTATCGGGATAGTGTAACTGCACAGGAGCTCGGAGAAGCTATCAACTTCCATCCGGTTTATATTGCACGCTGTATGCAAAAAGAATTCGGCTGCTCACCGATGGATTACCTGCTCCGATACCGGGTGGAGCGCGCCAAGCTGCTGCTGCTGCAAACGGATCTTCCTGTTGCTTATATTGCCGAGGAAGTCGGCTTCAACCATGCGGCCTACTTCACCTCTTGCTTCTCCAAATACGAAGGGATTACTCCCAGGACCTACCGTCAGCAGTTTGCAAAAAAATAATTGGACGCGCACACTAGACTAGCGGTAAGTACATCCCCCACTCGATCTAAACAGATTGCCTCTTGCCGTTTGATTGACTTTACGCTATACTTCATAAAACAATGAATACCAGATTATGCCTATGAAGAGAATCCAACTCGGAGGCGTTATCGCCAAGAACGGCTGCTTCACTGCCGAACTAAGTTAACCGGAACCGCCCGTTACCGCGGAACCAAGAGAAGGAACTTTCGTTCCTTAATTTGGGTGGCACCGCGAGCAAACGCTCCTCGTCCCAATCGGATGAGGGCGTTTTTTGTTTTCTACAACCTATACGGGAGGAACTAAACGATGACAACACGCTTGTACAATTTTAATCCTGGACCCGCCGCGCTGCCGCTTGAGGTACTGGAAGAAGCTAAGGAACAATTCGTCTACTATGGAGGCAAGGGCATCTCGCTCTTGGAGATGTCTCACAGGAGCCGAGACGTTGAACAGCTAAACGAAGAAACACAGCAGCTGCTTCTTCGAGCATTGGATTTAGAGGGAGGAAATTACCATGTACTGTTTATGGGTGGCGGAGCCAGCACTCAATTCGCTCTACTCCCCCTTAATTTTCTAAAACCGAATGAA
This genomic window from Paenibacillus hexagrammi contains:
- a CDS encoding helix-turn-helix transcriptional regulator yields the protein MTILQFTAPPLPYYISTGFSMAQIGRKHPERYQIGEFDLLVVNKGCLYVGEEDKHYEVSEGHALVLRPDLHHYPTEGNRTETGTFWLHFQTQGSWRAIEQRDLHTSYSDPEERTQESNNFRGQAFTIQIPQFTKLLQPAKVYESLQQLQALEKDSHQNWVRWKQQTILQEILGQLSASLESQVVKPSAAVADQAASYLRLHYRDSVTAQELGEAINFHPVYIARCMQKEFGCSPMDYLLRYRVERAKLLLLQTDLPVAYIAEEVGFNHAAYFTSCFSKYEGITPRTYRQQFAKK